The window AAGGCCGGCGCCTTTTCGGTCGTCATCGAGGGCACGGTCGAGGCGATCGCGTCGGAGCTTACCCGCCATGTCGCCATCCCGACCATCGGCATCGGCGCCAGCGGCGATTGCGACGGTCAGATCCTGGTCATCGACGACATGATCGGCATGACCGTCGACAGGGTGCCGAAATTCGTCAAGCAATACGCTGACTTGCGCGGCGTCATCGCGGATGCAGCCGCCCGTTACGCCGCCGAGGTGCGCAGCCGCGCATTTCCCGGCCCTGACCATGTCTTTCCGGCAACACGCAAGGACAAGGCATGACCGAACCGATCGTCGTCGACAGCGTCGCGGCGCTTCGCGCTCAGGTCCGGGATTGGCGGCAAGCTGGGTTCAGGATCGGCATGGTGCCGACCATGGGCGCCCTGCATGATGGCCACATCTCCCTGGTCAGGGCCGCGCTCGAACGGGCCGAGCGCTGCATCGTCTCGATCTTCGTCAATCCGAAGCAGTTCGCGCCGACCGAGGATCTGGACAAATATCCGCGCCAGCTGGCCAGCGATCTCGACCGGCTGAGGGAAGCCGGCGCGCATCTCGCTTACACGCCGGGTGTGGGACAAATGTACTCCGCCGGCTTCGCCACCAAAATCTCGGTCGGTGGCCCCGCCTCCGGCCTCGAAACGGATTTTCGGCCGAGCTTCTTCGACGGCGTCGCCACGGTGGTGGCCAAGCTTTTCCTGCAGGCAGTACCTGACTGTGCGGTGTTCGGCGAGAAGGACTATCAGCAACTCTGCGTCGTCCGGCAGCTGTGCCGCGATCTCGACCTGCCTGTCGAGATCGTCGGCGCGCCGACAGTCCGCGACCCGCACGGTCTCGCCATGTCATCGCGCAACGCCTATCTCGGCGAGGCCGAGCTGGCCATTGCGCGCAAGCTCAACGTCATCTTGCGCCGGACCGCGTCGGCGATGGCGACCGGCGCGGATGAAGCCGGCGCCACCGGTGAGGCCGCACGAGCGCTCGTCTCAGCGGGCTTTGAAAAGGTCGACTACGTCGCTGCGCGGGAGAGCGTGAACCTCGGTCCCTGGCGGCGCGACCGCGACGGCCGCCTGCTCGCGGCCGCATGGCTCGGCACGACCAGGCTGATCGACAATGTGGAGATATCCTCTACCTGACGCTTACGCTCCGGCCTATTCCTCCGACGGCATGTGCAGATACATCGACTGGATGCCGACACGGCCCGGACCGGTGAAACGGTTGACGACGAAGTTCATGTTGGCGCCGAAGAAACCGCTGGAGAGGCGGTCGACCCTGGTCTCCATCCTGACCGACGCATCCTTGAACAGCCAACCGCCCGGCTCGATGTCGATAGTCTCGCCGGCGGCAAGCACTTTCTCGAAGACGTTGCCGTAGCCATGCAGCCAAACGATGCCGTCGCCGGTTTCGCCGCGGAAGCGGTCGATGAAGAAGCCGCTCTGGCCGAACAGCATCGTCGCCAGGCCGCGCACCCGCTCGAAAGTGTAGTCGACGCTGGCGGTCGCGGCCAGGAACTGGTGCTCGCGCACCTGGATCTCCTCGCCGCGTCGCAGGTGGATCGGCACGATATGGCCGGGCCCGTCGCGGCTGAAGGCAATGATGCCCGGCCCCGATGCTTCGGTGACGAAGATCTGCATGCCGGCGATCATCCGCTTCAGCGCACCCTTCAGCGATTTCAGGCCGATGGTGATCGTGGTGTTCTTCCAGAGCAGGATGTGGTGCTCGAAATAGACCGGCATCCCGGTCACGTCGACCGACAGCACCGGCACCAGTTCGCCGGCGACGTGATAGGTCACGCCACCAAAAGTCTCATCCGACACCTCGGTCGGCATCAGTTCCGGCAAGCTCGGCATGGCAATCCCCCCAAACGAGCGGCGCACCCTGCCCCATTGCGGGTGCGGACGCTGGTGGGAGCAGCCTTGATCGCGCGGCTGGACGCGATCAAGTCAAAACCGCGCGATAACGCAGTCGTTACGCGCCGGCTTGTGCGTCGGCCCTATTGATCGGCGATGCCGAGCTTGGCCTTGACGAGGTCGTTGACGGCTTGCGGGTTGGCCTTGCCGCCGGTCGCCTTCATCACCTGGCCGACGAACCAGCCGGCCATGGTCGGCTTGGCGCGCGCCTGCTCGACCTTGTCCGGATTGGCGGCGATAACCTCGTCGACGGCCTTCTCGATGGCGCCGGTGTCGGTGACCTGCTTCAGGCCGCGGCTTTCGACCAGCTGGCGCGGATCGCCGCCTTCGTTCCAGACGATCTCGAACAGGTCCTTGGCGATCTTGCCGGAGATGGTGCCCTCCTTGATCAGGTCGATGACGGCGCCGAGTTGATCGGGCGAAACCGGAGCACTTTCAATGTCCTTGCCGGCCTTGTTGAGGTGCCCGAGCAAATCGTTGATGACCCAATTGGCGGCAAGCTTGCCGTCGCGGCCCGCCGCCACTTTCTCGAAATAATCGGCGATCGGCTTTTCCGACACCAGCACCGAGGCGTCGTAGGTCGAAAGACCGAGCGAAGCGATCAGCCGCGCCTTCTTGTCGTCGGGCAGCTCCGGCAGATCCTGTGCCAAGGCCTCGACGTAAGCCTGGTCGAATTCCAGCGGCAGCAGGTCGGGGTCGGGGAAATAACGGTAATCGTGCGCCTCTTCCTTGGAGCGCATCGAGCGCGTCTCGCCCTTGTTGGGGTCGAACAGGCGTGTCTCCTGGGTGATGGTGCCGCCGTCCTCCAGGATGGCGATCTGGCGGCGCGCCTCGTAATCGATGGCCTGGCCGATGAAGCGGATTGAGTTCATGTTCTTGATCTCGCAGCGCGTGCCGAATTCGCCGCCGGGACGGCGCACCGAGACGTTGACGTCGGCGCGCAGCGACCCTTCGTCCATGTTGCCGTCGCAGGTGCCGAGATAGCGCATGATGGAGCGCAACTTGGTCACATAAGCCTTGGCCTCGTCGCCGGAGCGCAGATCGGGCTTGGAGACGATCTCCATCAGCGCCACGCCTGAGCGATTGAGGTCGACATAGGACATGGTCGCATGCTGGTCGTGCATCGACTTGCCGGCATCCTGCTCCAGATGCAGGCGCTCGATACCGACCTCGATGTCCTCGAACTCGCCCTGCCGGTCGGGACCGACCGAGACGATCACCTTGCCCTCGCCGATGATCGGCTGCTTGAACTGCGAGATCTGGTAGCCCTGCGGCAGATCGGGATAAAAATAGTTCTTCCGGTCGAAGACCGACTTGTGGTTGATCGCGGCCTTCAGCCCGAGCCCGGTGCGGATCGCCTGCCTGACGCATTCCTCGTTGATGACTGGCAGCATGCCGGGCATCGCCGCATCGACCAGGCTGACATTGGCGTTGGGCGCGGCGCCGAAAGACGTCGAGGCGCCGGAGAACAGCTTCGCCTCCGATATCACCTGCGCATGTACTTCGAGCCCTATGATGACCTCCCAGTCGCCGGTGGCGCCGGGGATCAGGCGTTTTGCGTCGGGCGTGCGGGTATCGATGATGCTCATGACGGCCTACAGGTTCGCGAAACGTGAATTTCACGTCGAAAGTGAAAGTCACTCGCTAGTGCAAACCGTCCTGCGAGACAAGCGCAAAGCCGCGCGCCGGCCCCACTCCTGCCGCCTCAGGCGGTGGCGATATAGGCCCTGATCTCCTCGGCCTCGCGCTCGACATCCTCGATGCGGCGCTTGACCACGTCGCCGATCGAGACGATGCCGTCGAGCAGCCCGTCCTTTTCCACCGGCAGATGGCGGAAGCGGCCCTTGGTCATGATCTCCATCACCTCGTTGACGGTGTGGTTCTCGTTGCAGATCTTGACCTTCGGCGTCATCGCCGAACGCACCGCGATATCGAGCGCGGCCGCACCTTCCCTGGCGAGCACCCGGACAATGTCGCGCTCCGAAAGGATGCCGACGATCTTGCGGTCGCCATTGGTGATGACAAGCGCGCCGATCCTGTGCTCGGCCAGCATTCGGATGGCTTCGCTCAGCTTTTCATTGGGCCCGAGCGTGAACACGTCATGGCCCTTACTTTCGAGAATTGCCTTAACTGTCATGGCGTCCTCCTCCTCAGCCTTGCTTGCCGGCTCAGCCCTGACCGGCTTTCCAGCCCCAGCGCCCTTCGGAAGACGCTGGGTGCCTAGCCAACATCGTGCGCCGCGATTGGTTGCATTTCAAGTGTAGCCGAAGGCTAGAGTGGTTCATCGTCTCACGGAGACGACGGCCCACCCTACCGGTTAGTTTTGACGCAATTCCGGACGGAAAACCGCTGCGCACCTTTCCTGGAATTGCTTTAGGCGGCCGGCAGCGGACTGTCGAAAAAGCGCAGGCCGAAAAAGCCGGCGATCAAGCCGCCGATATGGGCCTCCCAGGCGATCTGGCCATTGATCCCCGGCGCGAAGCCGATGAGGCCGGTGGCGAGATTGGCCACCATCACAAAGCCAAGAAAGACCATGACGCCGCGCGAGCGCAGCACAACCGCGATCGGCAAGAGGTCGCCGGCGAAAGCCGCCTTGCCTGGCGAACGATCGATGCGAAATCCATAGCGCGCCGCCGCGCCCATCATGCCCGAGATCGCGCCCGAGGCGCCGACCAGCGGCATCTCGCCGAATGGGTGCAGCACCCAAAACAGCATGACGGCCGCCAACCCGGTCGCAGCGAAAAACAGCGCGAAGCCGAGCGCGCCGAGACGATTGGCGAGCGGCGAGCCGAAGGCGGCAAGCCAGACCATGTTGATGGCAATGTGGGCAAAGCCGCCATGCATGAATGCGTAGGTGAAAGGACGCGTGAACAGGAACCAGTCGAAGCCGTATTGCCCGGTGTAGAGCACCGGAATGAAGGCTCCATCGTAGAGCAGCGTCGTCTGTTGCGTTTCGTTCAGCACATATTGCTGCAGCAAATAGACGATCACGCAAATGCCGATCATCGCCAGCACCACGGGCGGCAGGTTGAACACCGGTTCGCGACGCGGCTCCGGCGCCTCTTCATCTGGCTGCGGTTCGGGTTCGGACTGACTTACAGGTTCACTCATGCGCCCTTGGTTCGCTGGAAATTCGAATTCGGCGAGCATGTAGATCACGGCCCAATCGAATCACAACGGCGAATCGCTGCAGTCCCGAATCGGCAGGAGGCGAATCAAAAGGGGGCGAATCAAAAAGAAAGCCGTCCAGGGTTTCCCCTGAACGGCTGGTCGAGCCCCACGCTCCCCATAAAACTCTTGACCGAAATGCTGCCGATCGTCGCGAAAACGACCGTTTTGGAGTGGCTTTGGTGTGCCACGAGCCTCACCGACACGCAACGTAAACCACTTGTTAACCTTAACGGCCCCGACCCGTGAACAAACGTTAACGATGCTGGCACGCATCCTGCTCCGCACCGCATGAAGGTCATCGGAGGGCGCCCTGTCTGTTCGCCGATGGGACAGAAAAAAGACAGATTGCGCGGAGCGGAATGCAAATGAATCAGAACGGATCGATCACGCTGTTCCAATATTGGAACCGGCTGCGTGATGGCCGCCCTGCTCCGAAACGTTCGGACG is drawn from Mesorhizobium sp. B1-1-8 and contains these coding sequences:
- the gatB gene encoding Asp-tRNA(Asn)/Glu-tRNA(Gln) amidotransferase subunit GatB; translation: MSIIDTRTPDAKRLIPGATGDWEVIIGLEVHAQVISEAKLFSGASTSFGAAPNANVSLVDAAMPGMLPVINEECVRQAIRTGLGLKAAINHKSVFDRKNYFYPDLPQGYQISQFKQPIIGEGKVIVSVGPDRQGEFEDIEVGIERLHLEQDAGKSMHDQHATMSYVDLNRSGVALMEIVSKPDLRSGDEAKAYVTKLRSIMRYLGTCDGNMDEGSLRADVNVSVRRPGGEFGTRCEIKNMNSIRFIGQAIDYEARRQIAILEDGGTITQETRLFDPNKGETRSMRSKEEAHDYRYFPDPDLLPLEFDQAYVEALAQDLPELPDDKKARLIASLGLSTYDASVLVSEKPIADYFEKVAAGRDGKLAANWVINDLLGHLNKAGKDIESAPVSPDQLGAVIDLIKEGTISGKIAKDLFEIVWNEGGDPRQLVESRGLKQVTDTGAIEKAVDEVIAANPDKVEQARAKPTMAGWFVGQVMKATGGKANPQAVNDLVKAKLGIADQ
- a CDS encoding AIM24 family protein, giving the protein MPSLPELMPTEVSDETFGGVTYHVAGELVPVLSVDVTGMPVYFEHHILLWKNTTITIGLKSLKGALKRMIAGMQIFVTEASGPGIIAFSRDGPGHIVPIHLRRGEEIQVREHQFLAATASVDYTFERVRGLATMLFGQSGFFIDRFRGETGDGIVWLHGYGNVFEKVLAAGETIDIEPGGWLFKDASVRMETRVDRLSSGFFGANMNFVVNRFTGPGRVGIQSMYLHMPSEE
- a CDS encoding rhomboid family intramembrane serine protease, which gives rise to MSEPVSQSEPEPQPDEEAPEPRREPVFNLPPVVLAMIGICVIVYLLQQYVLNETQQTTLLYDGAFIPVLYTGQYGFDWFLFTRPFTYAFMHGGFAHIAINMVWLAAFGSPLANRLGALGFALFFAATGLAAVMLFWVLHPFGEMPLVGASGAISGMMGAAARYGFRIDRSPGKAAFAGDLLPIAVVLRSRGVMVFLGFVMVANLATGLIGFAPGINGQIAWEAHIGGLIAGFFGLRFFDSPLPAA
- a CDS encoding CBS domain-containing protein, whose amino-acid sequence is MTVKAILESKGHDVFTLGPNEKLSEAIRMLAEHRIGALVITNGDRKIVGILSERDIVRVLAREGAAALDIAVRSAMTPKVKICNENHTVNEVMEIMTKGRFRHLPVEKDGLLDGIVSIGDVVKRRIEDVEREAEEIRAYIATA
- the panC gene encoding pantoate--beta-alanine ligase, whose translation is MTEPIVVDSVAALRAQVRDWRQAGFRIGMVPTMGALHDGHISLVRAALERAERCIVSIFVNPKQFAPTEDLDKYPRQLASDLDRLREAGAHLAYTPGVGQMYSAGFATKISVGGPASGLETDFRPSFFDGVATVVAKLFLQAVPDCAVFGEKDYQQLCVVRQLCRDLDLPVEIVGAPTVRDPHGLAMSSRNAYLGEAELAIARKLNVILRRTASAMATGADEAGATGEAARALVSAGFEKVDYVAARESVNLGPWRRDRDGRLLAAAWLGTTRLIDNVEISST